The following DNA comes from Amycolatopsis solani.
TGGACGGCCACGGTGCCTCCTGTTGGCGAGATGTCAACGACTCATCATGGCGCAGCGCCGCGCCCTGGGCCAGTCTAGGTTTTCCGGTGGCCCTCGCCACCTGGGCGCGAGGGTGGCGATCGGGGTCAACTATGCTGGCCCGGTACCCACGACCTGCGTGAATAAGGAGCAGCCTGCCGTGGCCCGAGTCGTCGTCGACGTCATGCCGAAGCCCGAAATCCTCGACCCGCAGGGACAGGCCGCGCTCGGCGCCGCCGGCCGCCTCGGCTTCACCGGGATCAAGGAGATCCGCCAGGGCAAGCACTTCGAGATCGAGGTCGACGACACGGTCGACGACGCCACGCTGGAGAAGATCGCCGAAGGCTTCCTCGCGAACCCGGTGATCGAGCAGTGGACCATCAAGCGGGTGGAGGCGTGAGCGCCCGCATCGGCGTCATCACCTTCCCGGGCACCCTGGACGACGGCGACGCGGCCCGCGCGGTCCGCTACGCCGGCGGCGAGGCGGTCCCGCTCTGGCACGCGGACGAGAACCTCCACGACGTCGACGCGGTCGTCGTCCCGGGCGGCTTCTCGTACGGCGACTACCTGCGCGCGGGCGTGATCGCCCGCTTCGCCCCGGTGATGACCCCGGTCATCGAGGCGGCCCGCGGCGGCATGCCGGTCCTCGGCATCTGCAACGGCTTCCAGATCCTGTGCGAGGCGGGCCTCCTGCCGGGCGCGATGATCCGCAACCAGGGCCTCCACTTCATCTGCCGCGACCAGTGGCTCCGGGTGGAGAACACCTCGACGGCGTGGACGACGCGCTACGACGAGGGCGCCGAGATCCTCATCCCGATGAAGAACATCGACGGCTGCTATGTGGCCGAGCAGTCCACTTTGGACGAGCTCGAGGCCGAGGGCCGCGTGGTGTTCCGCTACGTCGGCGGCAACCCGAACGGCTCCCGCAACGACATCGCGGGCATCCGCAGCGAGAACGGCCGCGTCGTCGGCCTGATGCCGCACCCGGAGCACGCGATCGACGCGCTGACCGGCCCGTCGGACGACGGCCTTGGCATGTTCTTCAGCGCGGTGGACGCGCTGGTCAAGGCCTGACGAACGGGGTGGGCGACGATCGTCGCCCACCCGCTCTTCAGTTGCCGATCAGCTTCTCGGCCACGCCGTCGCGGTCCGCGTTGACCGGCCTGCCGCACCAGTCGGGCCCGCCCTGGCACACCTGGATCTTGAGGCGGTCGAACCCACCGACGAGGTCCGGGTCGCCGATCGTGAAGTGGAACGGCTCGGTCGTGTCGGCGGGCGTGCTCCGGGTCGTGCTGTCGATCTTCACCGAGCCGGCGTAGGCCTCGAAGTAGACGGTCGTGCCGGACCCTTCGATGTCGGTCATGCTGCCCTGCACGGTCGCGGTCCGGTTGCCCCAGGCGACACCGCCCAGGGTGCCGCCCAGTGCGCAGGTTGTCGGGCACAGGTCGAAGCTGTCGTTCGGCCAGGTACCCGCGGCGGCCGGCGTGGCCACCAGCGCCGCCGCGGTGATCGCGATCCCGGCGGCGGCCACCCCGGTTCGCAGGGCTCGGCGTGTCGAAGTCATGCGGCTTCTCCTCGGATCGGGCCGGGCGTGCCCCGGCACCGCTGACACGCCCGGACCGCCGCCGCGGTTGAGGCGGCGGCCCTTCAGGTCTTGCTCTGGTCGTTCGACAGCCTGCGCCACCAGGCTCAACCGGCCGGCCGCGCGGATTGCACCCCGCTCAGGAACTCTTCCCGCTCCGCCGCGGTCATCACGAACTCCTCGCTAAGAAGCCGCCGCCACCAGGCGCGCGTACGGGCCGCCTGCCTCCAGCAGGGCCGAGTGCGGGCCCAGCTCCGTGATGCGGCCGTTCTCGACGACCGCGACCCGGTCGGCCGCCGCGGCCGTGTGCAGGCGGTGGGCGATCGCGATCACCGTGCGCCCCGACAGCACGCTGTTCAGCGACCGCTCCAGGTCCCGCGCCGAGCCCGTGTCCAGCAGCGACGTCGCCTCGTCGAGCACCAGCGTGTGCGGGTCGGCCAGCACCACCCGGGCCAGCGCCAGCTGCTGCGCGATCGCCGCCGGCACCGGGTGCTCGCCGGACCCCAGCTTCGTGTCCAGCCCGGACGGCAGCGCCGCGACCCAGTCCGACGCGCCCGCCGAGGCCAGCGCGGCCAGCAGCTCGTCGTCCGTCCAGTCGCCACCCGAGCGGCGGGCCGGCAGCGCCAGGTTCTGCCGCAGCGTCCCGGAGAACACGTGGTGTTCCTGGGTCAGCAGCAGCACCTCGCCGCGCAGGACGTCGTCGGCCAGTTCCGAGACGTCCTGGCCGCCGATCCGCACCGAGCCCGACGACGGCGCCGCGATGCCCGCCAGCAGCCTGCCGAGTGTCGACTTGCCCGCGCCGGACGGCCCGACGATCGCCAGCCGCTCGCCGCGCGGAACCCGCAGGTCGATGCCGTGCAGCACCTCGCGGTCGGCGGTGTAGGCGAACCGGACGTCGTGCACGTCGATGTCGCGGCCGCTCGGCACGTCCGTCACCTTCGGCGTGTCCTCGGCGGCCACCGAGTGGACACCGCGGATCCGGCGTGCCGCGGCCGCCGCGACCTGCAGGTCCTCCAGCCAGAACAGCGCCTCGTTCAGCGGCGCCGCCATCGCCTGCATGTACAGCAGCATCGTGGTGATCTCGCCGAGCCCGGCCCAGCCCCGGGTGTAGGCGAGCAGCCCGAGCGGCAGCATGACCGCCAGCGGGACGACGTAGCTGATCTCCAGCGACGGCAGCCAGCGCAGCTGCAGCGCCCGCATCCGGCGCTCGCCGTAGATGCTGCGCTCCAGCGCGTCGTTCGCCGCGCCGACCCGCCGGTCGGTCAGCCCGAGCGCCTCGACCGTGCGCGCGCCCTCCGCCGTCTCGTGCACGCTCGTGGTCAGGTCCGCCCAGCGGTCCAGCATCCACTGCATGACGGCCGGGATCCGCCGCTGGTACCAGACGTTGACCGGCACCAGCAGCGGCACCGCGACCAGCAGGCCCAGCGCCAGCAGCGGCGACGTCACGACCATGGCGACGACGGTGAACACCACGGTCACCGCCGCGACCAGGATCTCCGGCGCCGCGAACCGCGCCGCGTGGTCGATCCGGCCGAGGTCGGTGGTGGCGCGGCTGAGCAGGTCGCCGGTGCCCGCCGCTTCGACGGTGCCGAGCGGCAGCCGCAGCGCCGTCTCGACGAAGTCCTCGCGCGTGTTGGCCAGCACCAGCTCGCCGAACACCGCCCCGCGCAGCCGCGCGATCTTCCGCGCCAGCGCCTGCAGCACCAGGATCGCGACGAACACCGCCGCCAGGACGTCGACGTGCCCGGTGGTGGTGCCGGCCGCGACGTCGTCGACGAGCGCGCCGAGCAGCTGCGGCCCGGCCAGCCCGATCAGGGTGGCCACCGCCAGCGAGCCCAGCAGCAGGCCGAACTCGCGTTTGTGGATCGCCGCCGTTTTCAGCGCCCAGCGGCGGACGTCCCGCCGGGACGCCGTGGGTAGCCGCTTCACACCGTCACCCCTTTCGCCGTGAAGACTTCGTCCGCCACATGTGTCCACAAGGGACTCTGGCTGAACACCACCGTCGTCTTGCCGCGCCGCAGGGCCGCGACGCGCTCGGTGATGCGGGCCTCCGTGTGCGCGTCGACCGCCGACGTCGGCTCGTCGAGCACCAGCACGTCGGCGTCGGCCGCCAGCGCGCGGGCCAGGTTCAGCCGCTGGCGCTGACCGCCGGACACCTCGCGCCCGCGCTCGCCGATCACCTCTTCGACGCCGTCGGGCAGCGCCGCCACGATGTCGTCGGCGTCGGCCGCGAACAGCGCTTCGGTGCTCCCGACGCCGGTCGCGCGCGCCGGCGCCAGCTGCTCGCGCAGCACGCCGGAGAACCAGATGTCCTGGTTGTGCGCGTAGACGATCCGCCGCCGCAGCTCCGCGAGCGCGACCTGGTCCGCCCGAACGCCGCCGACCAGCACCGCTTCGCCGTCGGCCGGGTCGGCGAACCGGGCCAGCCGGTCCGCCACCGCTTCGCCTTCGGCGCCGAAGTCCACGACGGTCAGCCGGCCGGGCGCGACCCGGACGCCGGACTCGGTGTCGACCAGCTCCAGCGGCCCTTCGGGCAGCGGCACCGGCGTCTCCGGGTCCGCCAGCTTCGGGCGGATCGCCAGCAGCGCCACGATCTTCCGCGACGCGACCAGCCCGGACGTGATCGAGCCGACCGCCTCCGTCGCGGCCGTGACCGGCCAGATCAGGAACGCGGACACGCCGTAGAACGCCACCAGCTGCCCGACGTCGATCGAGCCGGCCACGGCCAGCCGCGCGCCGAGCCAGGTGATCACCACGGTGACCAGGCCGGGCAGCGCGATCTCCGCCGCGGCCAGCCACGCCTCGGCCTTGCCGACCTCGACGCCGGCCCGCCGGACCCGCTGGCTCGTTTCGCGGAAGCGGGCGAAGAACCGCCGCTCACCGCCGATGCCCCGCAGGATCCGCAGGCCGGACACGATGTCCGCGCCCAGCGCGTTGACGTCCCCGCGTTGCTCACGCTGCTTCGCCTTGCGCTTCTGCAGCGGCGCGAGGAGCGGGCCGATGCCGAGCACCGCGACCGGCACGCCGACCAGCGCGACCACGCCCAGCAGCGGCGACGTCGAGACCAGCCACACCGCGACCACGACGAACGCCAGCAGCGAGCCGACCGCCCGCCCGGTCATCTCGACGGTGTTGCCGATGTGGTTGATGTCGGTGGTGCTGACGGCGACGAGGTTGCCGGTGGTCGTCTGCTCGCGCAGGCCGGCGCCGACGCGCGTGGTGTGCGCCGACACGGTCCGCTGCGTGGTGCCCGCGCCGTGCAGCCACAGGCCGTAGTTGAGGAAGTGCAGCCAGGTCCCGAAGACCGTCTGCACCAGGCCGAGGACGGCCGCCGCGAGCGCCCAGCGCCCGACCGCGGCACCGTCGTGCGCGCCGATGGCGCCGATGCCCTGGCCGACGACCAGCGGCAGCAGCGCACCGGGCAGCGCCCAGACGACACCGATCGCGGCCGCGCCCAGCGCCGTCCCGAGCCGGGCCCGGAAGACGGCGAGCAGGAAGCGGCTCGCGGTCGGCCGCGCGGGCAGCCGCAGCGGCGGAAGGGGGTACGTGGCGGAAAGCACGATTCTCGACGTTAAGCCGCCGACCAGCGGAAGGCGATCGATTTTCCGCCCCGCGGCGGCCCGAGGTGTCGGGTGGCTCACACCTGCACCGACGGCCCGGGGACGCAACCGGTTTTCGGTGGACCACCGTCCGGGGCGCCACCGGGAGCCCCGTATCCTGGCGGCCGTGGCGAACCCTGACACGGACACCGTGACCAGCACCGTTGACACCACCGAGCGCGCCGGGGCGACCCCGGAGCACACCCAGCCGTATCGGGAACTGGGCCTCGCCGACGACGAGTACGCCCGCATCCGGGAGATCCTCGGCCGCCGGCCCACCGACGCCGAGCTGGCCATGTACTCGGTGATGTGGAGCGAGCACTGCTCCTACAAGTCCTCGAAGAAGCACCTGCGGTACTTCGGGGAGACCGCCACCGACGAGATGAAGGCCAAGATGCTGGCCGGCATCGGCGAAAACGCGGGCGTCGTCGACATCGGCGAGGGCTGGGCGGTCACCTTCAAGGTGGAGAGCCACAACCACCCGTCCTATGTGGAGCCGTACCAGGGCGCCGCGACCGGCGTCGGCGGCATCGTCCGCGACATCATGGCGATGGGCGCGCGGCCGCTAGCGGTCGCCGACGCGCTGCGCTTCGGCCCGGCCGACGCCCCCGACACCAAGCGCGTGCTGCCCGGCGTCGTCGCCGGCGTCGGCGGTTACGGCAACTGCCTCGGCCTGCCGAACATCGGCGGCGAGCTCGTCTTCGACCCGTCCTACTCGGGCAACCCGCTGGTGAACGCCCTGTGCGTCGGCGCGATGCGCGTCGAAGACCTGCACCTCGCGTTCGCGTCCGGCACCGGCAACAAGATCATCCTGTTCGGCGCGCGCACCGGCCTCGACGGCATCGGCGGCGTTTCCGTCCTGGCGAGTGACACCTTTTCGGGTGATGAATCGTCGGGCGGGCGCAAGAAGCTCCCGAGCGTCCAGGTCGGCGACCCGTTCACCGAGAAGGTGCTCATCGAGTGCTGCCTCGAGCTGTTCGCGCAGAAGCTGGTCGTCGGCATCCAGGACCTCGGCGGCGCCGGGCTGTCCTGCGCGACGTCCGAGCTGGCCGCGGCCGGCGACGGCGGCATGCAGATCTACCTCGACCGCGTTCCGTTGCGCGCCACCGGGATGACCCCCGCCGAGGTGCTCTCGAGCGAGTCGCAGGAGCGCATGTGCGCGGTCGTCTCGCCGGAGAACGTCGAGGCGTTCATGGCGGTCTGCCGCAAGTGGGACGTCATCGCCACCGACATCGGCGAGGTCACCGACGGCGAGCACCTGGTCATCACCTGGCACGACGAGGTCGTCGTCGACGTCCCGGCGCACACGGTGGCCCACCAGGGCCCGGTGTACGACCGGCCGATCGAGCGTCCGTCCTTTCAGGACGCTCTGATCGCCGACACCTCGGCGGACCTCCCGCGTCCGTCCACTCCGGACGAACTGCGCGCGGACGTGCTCAAGCTGATCGCCTCGCCCAACCAGGCGTCGAAGGAATGGGTGACCTCGCAGTACGACCGGTACGTGCGGGGCAACTCCGTGCTCTCGCAGCCGTCGGACTCCGGCATGATCCGGATCGACGAGTCGTCCGGCCGCGGCGTCTCGGTCGCGACGGACTGCAACAGCAAGTTCGTCTACCTCGACCCGTACCGCGGCGCGCAGCTGGCGCTGGCGGAGGCGTACCGCAACGTGGCGACGGGCGGCGCGACCCCGGTCGCGGTGTCCGACTGCCTGAACTTCGGCGCGCCGACCGACCCGGGCGTGATGTGGCAGTTCGAGCAGGCGGTCCACGGCCTCGCGGACGGCTGCGTCGAGCTCGGCATCCCGGTCACGGGCGGCAACGTGAGCTTCTTCAACCAGACCGGTTCGACGGCGATCCTGCCGACCCCGGTGATCGGCGTCCTCGGCGTGATCGACGACGTCACCCGCCGCATCCCGACCGGCATCGGCGCGGAAGCCGGCGAAACCCTGCTGCTGCTGGGCGAAACGCACGACGAGCTGGACGGCTCGGCCTGGGCCCGCGAGCTCCACGGCCACCTCGGCGGCGTGCCCCCGCGCGTCGACCTGGCCCGCGAAAAGCTGCTGGGCGAGATCCTGGTGGCGGGCTCCCGCGACGGCATGATCTCGGCGGCGCACGACCTGTCCGACGGCGGCCTGATCCAGACCTTGGTCGAGACCGTCCTCATCGGACAGTGCGGCGCCCGGGTCTTCCTCGACGACGGCCAGGACCCGTTCGTCCAACTGTTCTCCGAGTCGGCCGGCCGCGTGCTGGTTGCGGTCCCGCGCACGGAAGAGCTGCGCTTCACGGAGATGCTGACCGCGCGCGGGATGCCGTGGCGCAAGACCGGCGTGGTCGACCCGGAGTCGGGCACGCTGGAGCTGCAGGGCATCACGGAGTTCACGCTGGACGAGCTGCGCGAGGTCTGGGAAGGCGCCCTCCCGGCGCTGTTCGACTGAGCCCCCGGAGGGCGCCGGCTCCGGCCGGTGCCCTCCGCTCAGCCGCGCTTGGCGATGATCCGCCGGTCTCCGTCGTGGAGTTCCTCGACGTCCCAAGCGTCGGGCAGCTGCACGTCCTTCTCGGCCCGGACCCGCGTGTTGTACAGCGATACCGACTCCGGCAGCGAAGCGAACCGCAGGTCGGTCTGCCCGGCGAAGGAAGCCCGCCGCAGGTCCAGCGACCCCGTCGCCTGAACTCCGCCGAAGGTCGCGTCGTTGCCGAACTTCGCGTCCTTGAACGTCGTCTCCCCGGCGAACTTCGTGTTGGTGAACTCGGTCAGCTCGGCGAAGTGCGTCCCACTGAACCAGGCGTGGCTCTCGAAAACGGCCCCCCGGCACCGGAAGTACCCGATGAGCCGCCCGGCGCCGGTGCCCGCGGCCGTGAAGTACACGCTCCCCGTGAACCGGCAGCCGCTGAAGTTGGTGCTGCTGTGCAAAGCCGCGTACCGCAGGAGCAGCCCGCCGATGCGGCGCCCGGCGAAATCGAGGTATTCGACGACCGCGCCGGTCAGGTCGAGGTAGTAATCCGGTGCGTCCGGCGAGGCGGCGGCCGGAAGCAGATCCTTGACCAGGCGCTGTGCGGTGAGACGCACCTGGAGTTCTTGCTCCTGCTCGGGTGTGCCCCGGGTGCCGTCGCGTTCCTTGCGGTCCAGTTCCCCGTCGTACCGCGGGTGCTCGAACGGCCGCCGCAGGTAGGAGCACAGGACGTCCAGCACCGTCTGCGTGTACTCCGGACGGCTCCGCGCCAGCCCCGCCAGCGCGTGCAGCGCGCCGACCCGTACCTGGTCGGCGGCGTGGCCGAGCAGCTCGACCGCCTTCGCGAACCGCTCGTCCGCCACCCGCTCGCGGTCCTGTTCCGCGCGCTGCGCCTCGAGTTCGTGCCGCCGGCGCTCGATGTCCTGGCGGCCTTCCTCGACCCGGCGGCGCCGGTCGTTGAGCCACAGCGCGTACAGCGCCACGATCGCGCCGCCGGCGAGGCCGCCCGTCTTCAGCGCGTCACTGCGGCTGGTGGCGGGGTCGGTCAGCAACCAGCCGCCGACCCCGAGCAGCAGCACCAGCGACGCGAAGAACGTCCACGCCAGCGGCGATCGCCACAGCTTCACCCGCTCAGGAAACCAGCATGGTGCTGACGCAGAAACCCTTGTCGTCGAAGTTCGTCGCGCTCAGCGTGCCCTTGACGTTCTTGCCCGCGGACGTCCCGGTCACCTGGCCCTCGACCAGGTACTCGTCGTCCGGCACCTCGCCGAGCGTCAGCTTCAGCGGCGGCTTGAGGAACGTGTCGAGCCACGAGTCGAGCAGGTCCTTCGAGTCGGAGCAGCCCAGTGCGAGCGCGCCGGCCTTGTCGCCACCGTTCAGCTTGTCGATGAAGCCCTGCAGGACCGCCTTGGCGTCCGAAGCGCCGGAGCTCGACGGCGGCTTCGAGGTCGGCGTCGTCGTCTTCTTTGGCGTGGTCGTCTTCGGCGCGGTCGGCTTCGCGGACGTGCTCGACGACGGCGGCGCCGCGACGTTCGTGTTGTCGTCCTTCGAAAGGAAGAACCCGGGCGCGACGAAGCCGGTGACGCCCAGCGCCGCCAGCACGACGACCACGGTGGCGCCGACGGCGATCCACATCCCGGTCTTGCTCTTCTTCGGCGGTGCCGGCGGCCCGCCGAAGCCCTGCGCGTACCCGCCCTGGTTCGGGTCCCAGCCGGACATCTGGCCGCCCTGGTTCGGGTCCCAGGCCTGCTGGCCGTACTGCTGCGCGTTCGGGTCCGCCCACGCCGACTGCTGCTGCTGGGCGTTGGGGTCGCCCCACTGCGGCTGCGGGCTCGCCGGGAAGCCGCCCGACGGGTAACCCTGCTGTTGCTGCTGCTGGCTCGGGTCCCAGCCCTGCGGGTACTGCTGCGTCGGGTACGGCTGTTGCTGCTGGTTGGGGTCCCACCCGCCCTGCTGCGGGTACGGCTGCTGCGGGAAGCCGCCGGACTGCGGCTGCTGGCCGTACGGGTCGGGCTGGCCGGGCTGGCCCGGCTGAGGCGGGTACGTCATCTTTCATGCCTTCCGGGCGCTGGGTGTTCGTCCGCTTTCCGACGTCCGGTGGACGCGTGCGGTTCCCCCAGGACGTGTGAGCAGATTCTGCAAGCTCGGACGGTACGGCATGAAACCGGCTCCCGGCCGTGCCGACGCGAAGTCGTCACGATCCGGGAGCCGGGTGGTGCGGGTCAGCCGACGGCGAGTGCCTGGAGCCGGTCGTAGGCACCGTTGAAGGTGTCCTGGTCGAGCGGGCTCGAGGTGTACTGCCAGACGGTGTAGTAGCTCCAGTTGTACGGCAGGGTGCCCACCGACGACGCGTACCGCGCGACCCACAGCGGGGCCGTGCTGGAGAAGTCACCGCTCACGCAGCTGCTCCACCAGCTCGTCGACGTGTAGATCACCGGGTACCGGCCGGTGAGGGAGTGGTAGGTGTCGTGGAAGTCGAGGATCCACGACGTCATCCCGGCCTTGCTCAGCCCGTAGCAGGTCGCGCCGTACGGGTTGTACTCCATGTCGAGCGCGCCGGGCAGGGTCTTGCCGTCCTTCGACCAGCCGCCGCCGTGGGCGACGAAGTACCTGGCCTGCGCCGCGCCGCTCGCCGTGTTCGGGGTGGCGAAGTGGTACGCGCCGCGGATGAAGCCCTGGTTGTAGGAGCCGTTGTACTGCTGCGCGAAGTACGGGTTGGTGTAGCTGGTGCTCTCCGTGGCCTTGGTCCAGACGAACCGCTTGCCCTGGTTCCACCAGCTCGCCCAGTCGACGTTGCCCTGGTAGCTGGCGACGTCCATGCCGGCGACGGTGGCCAGCACCTGGTTGGGGATCGCCTGGGCGGGCTGCGGCTGCTGCGCCGCTTTCTGCGAGTCCGGTGTCGACTTGTCGCCTTCGACGCGCCGGATCTGCGAGCCCAGTTCGTGGTTGTGCTGTGCGATGTCCGCGTTGATCGCGGCGACCGGATCGGCCTCGGGGGAGAACGTCGCCGCCTGTGCCGTGCTGCCGAGCAGGAGCAGCGTGGCCGGGACGGCAAGGGCGGCGAACAGCCGCCTTCTTCGGGAAGTGGACATGCTGGAATCCCTTCACAGAACCCTCGCTGAGGGCGGCTATGTGCAGGTAGCCGCCCGGGCACGATTGTTGAGGACGAGAAGCCGGTTTGTCACTCAGTTCCGTGAAATTGGGTATACGCGTGGGTGATTTTCTCGGGTGGTCAACCGTCAATTGGTGACTGGTTAACACCTATTACTGGTGGGCTGCGCCGTTCAGCCCAGCGCGAGCGCGCGCAGTCGTTCGGCCGAGCCGTTGAACCAGTTCTGGTCGCCGGGCAGGGTGCCGCGGTCGGCGAACTGCCAGATCGTGTGCACGCCCCAGCCGGCGGGCAGCTCGCCGATGTAGGTGTTGTAGCGGGCGATCCAGAGCGGGTTGTCCCCGAAGCCGCCGTTGTTCGCGGTGCAGCGCTTCCACCAGCTCGTCGACGTGTAGATCGTCGGGTAGCGGCCGGTCACCGCGCGGTAGGTCTCGGAGAAGTCGCTGATCCAGCGGACCATGCCCGCCGCGTCCTTGCCGTAGCAGGTTTCGCCGTACGGGTTGTACTCCGCGTCGAGCGCGCCGGGCAGGGTCCGGCCGTCGGCCGACCAGCCGCCGCCGTGGGCGAGGAAGTATCGCGCCTGCGACGCCCCGTCGGAAACGTCCGGCCGCGCGAAGTGGTACGCGCCGCGGATCAGGCCGGCGTCGTACGAGCCGTTGTACTGCTGCGCGAACTGCGGGTTGACGAAGCCGGTGCCCTCGGTCGCCTTGACGTAGACGAACTTGGCGCCGCCGCGCGCCGCGCCCGGCCAGTCGACCGGACCCTGGTGCCCGCTGACGTCGTGCCCGAGCTGCTGGTCGTCGGCCCCGTACAGCACGCCGGGCACCGCGCCGACGCCTTCGACCTTGGCGATCTGCGATCCCGCGAAGTGCTCTTCGGCTCCCGCGTAGATGTCCTGCGCGGTCGCCGGCGACTGGCCGAGGACGAGCAGGGCCGCGGCGGCGAAGGCAAGCAATGCACGACGTCTCACCCTCATGCTCCCCACCCGTCTCGTGAGTCTTATCCAGCCTCACGATGCACCCGAGTCGCCGATCCGGCGACTCGGGTGTTCACTCGATGGGGTTAAAACCGCAGGTCAACGCTGTTCGTCGGCGATCGCCCGCACGAGGTGCTCGGCCGGTACGACGGCCGTGATGAGGTCGTGCGGGTTGATCGCGACCGGGTGACCACCCAGCAGGCTGACGATGTCGCGGCCCAGCACGGCGCGGGCGTGCGGCCACTCGCTCGGCACCAGCGCCTTGCGGGTGTACGCCGGCACCATCACCCGCCCGTCCGTGTTGTGGAACCCGATGACCGTGCGCTGCACCGGCGACATCGCGTAGACGAACAGCGTCGAGTCGAGGACGACCTTCGGCAGGTCCGACGGCGGGCGGTGCTCGGTGCGGACGAGCTGCAGCAGCTGCTCGAGGTCGTTCGCCGGCTCCGGGAAACCCAGCGCCTTGGGTGAAGGCCGGTAGCGGTCGTTGGGGTGGAAGTCCGAGACCACGTCACCGGCGCCGTTCACCGGGTAGGCGCCGACGACCGCCCACGACGGGACCGGCCCGTTCGGGTCGAAGGCCTCGTCGATGACGTAGAGCCAGCTGTCGGGGTTGGCGCGGGCGTTCGCCCGCATCTCCGCGGTGATCTCGGGCGTGCCGTGCTTGCCGGACCGCCGGGCCTGCTGCCCGTTGCGCCGCGCCGCGCGGCTGTGCTTGCCGGGGCGTTCGGCCCCGCTTCCGGTGGGCTGCTGCGAAACCATCCGATCTGCCTCGTCCCGCTGCGCCATGTGATCCCCACGTTCTCGGGTGTGCCGGAAAACTCTTGGTGCGCCACTCTACTGTTTGCCCATGGCCTCTTCGCGTTCGGTCGACCCCGGACAGTTACGTGCGGCGGTGCAGGCGGTTTCGCCGTGGTTGCAAGGCGCCGCGCCCGACCCGGCGCGAGCGGAACTGGCCGCCGCGGTCCGGCTCAGCCTGCGCGCGCTGGCAGCCGACGCGCCGGGCCGCACGGTGGAAGTCCGCGTGCCGCCGTTCGCGGCGGTGCAGTGCGTGGAAGGGCCGCGGCACACCCGCGGCACCCCGCCGAACGTGATCGAGACCGACCCGCGCACGTGGCTCGAACTGGCCACCGGCCGACTGGACTGGACCACTGCGGTGGCGGACGGCCGGGTGTCCGCGTCGGGCACCCGGGCCGACCTCTCCCACTGGCTCCCCCTCGTCCGCCTCTGACGGACGGGGATCCCTACGGCTTGCGGCCGACGCCGCCGGCGATCGTCCGCTGCGCGACGTTCAGCTCCTTGAGCCGCGGGCCGTCCGGCCACCAGTCGGCGCACCGGACCACGCCCGGCGGGACCATGTCGAGGCCGGGGAACAGCTCTTCGATCTCCTTCTGCGTCCGGAAGGAACCGGAACCCATCGGGCTGTGCAGGAAGAAGTCCTCCATGCGGCGCGCCGTCTCGGAGTCGTCGTTCTCGGGGTCGTAGAAGTGGCTGAGGCCGACGAAGGAGCCGGACGGCAGCGCGTCGACGTACTCCCGCATGATCTCGGCGGGCCGGCCGGGGTCGCCGTTGAAGTGGTGCAGCGTGCCCATCTGGAGCAGGACCAGCGGCTGGCTGAAGTCGATGTGCTCGCGGACGATCTCGTTCTGCAGGATCCGCTGCGGCTCGAAGATGTCTTCGGCGACGAAGTGGGTGTGCTCGTTCTCTTCCAGCAGCGCCCGCCCGTGCGCGAGGACCACGGGGTCGTTGTCGACGTAGACGACCTTCGTCTCCGGGTTGATCCGCTGGACGACCTGGTGGGTGTTCTCCGCCGTCGGCAGGCCCGAGCCGAGGTCGAGGAACTGGCTGATGCCCGTCTGGCTGGCGAGGAAGC
Coding sequences within:
- the purL gene encoding phosphoribosylformylglycinamidine synthase subunit PurL; amino-acid sequence: MANPDTDTVTSTVDTTERAGATPEHTQPYRELGLADDEYARIREILGRRPTDAELAMYSVMWSEHCSYKSSKKHLRYFGETATDEMKAKMLAGIGENAGVVDIGEGWAVTFKVESHNHPSYVEPYQGAATGVGGIVRDIMAMGARPLAVADALRFGPADAPDTKRVLPGVVAGVGGYGNCLGLPNIGGELVFDPSYSGNPLVNALCVGAMRVEDLHLAFASGTGNKIILFGARTGLDGIGGVSVLASDTFSGDESSGGRKKLPSVQVGDPFTEKVLIECCLELFAQKLVVGIQDLGGAGLSCATSELAAAGDGGMQIYLDRVPLRATGMTPAEVLSSESQERMCAVVSPENVEAFMAVCRKWDVIATDIGEVTDGEHLVITWHDEVVVDVPAHTVAHQGPVYDRPIERPSFQDALIADTSADLPRPSTPDELRADVLKLIASPNQASKEWVTSQYDRYVRGNSVLSQPSDSGMIRIDESSGRGVSVATDCNSKFVYLDPYRGAQLALAEAYRNVATGGATPVAVSDCLNFGAPTDPGVMWQFEQAVHGLADGCVELGIPVTGGNVSFFNQTGSTAILPTPVIGVLGVIDDVTRRIPTGIGAEAGETLLLLGETHDELDGSAWARELHGHLGGVPPRVDLAREKLLGEILVAGSRDGMISAAHDLSDGGLIQTLVETVLIGQCGARVFLDDGQDPFVQLFSESAGRVLVAVPRTEELRFTEMLTARGMPWRKTGVVDPESGTLELQGITEFTLDELREVWEGALPALFD
- a CDS encoding pentapeptide repeat-containing protein, yielding MKLWRSPLAWTFFASLVLLLGVGGWLLTDPATSRSDALKTGGLAGGAIVALYALWLNDRRRRVEEGRQDIERRRHELEAQRAEQDRERVADERFAKAVELLGHAADQVRVGALHALAGLARSRPEYTQTVLDVLCSYLRRPFEHPRYDGELDRKERDGTRGTPEQEQELQVRLTAQRLVKDLLPAAASPDAPDYYLDLTGAVVEYLDFAGRRIGGLLLRYAALHSSTNFSGCRFTGSVYFTAAGTGAGRLIGYFRCRGAVFESHAWFSGTHFAELTEFTNTKFAGETTFKDAKFGNDATFGGVQATGSLDLRRASFAGQTDLRFASLPESVSLYNTRVRAEKDVQLPDAWDVEELHDGDRRIIAKRG
- a CDS encoding lysozyme, with product MSTSRRRRLFAALAVPATLLLLGSTAQAATFSPEADPVAAINADIAQHNHELGSQIRRVEGDKSTPDSQKAAQQPQPAQAIPNQVLATVAGMDVASYQGNVDWASWWNQGKRFVWTKATESTSYTNPYFAQQYNGSYNQGFIRGAYHFATPNTASGAAQARYFVAHGGGWSKDGKTLPGALDMEYNPYGATCYGLSKAGMTSWILDFHDTYHSLTGRYPVIYTSTSWWSSCVSGDFSSTAPLWVARYASSVGTLPYNWSYYTVWQYTSSPLDQDTFNGAYDRLQALAVG
- a CDS encoding lysozyme, which encodes MRVRRRALLAFAAAALLVLGQSPATAQDIYAGAEEHFAGSQIAKVEGVGAVPGVLYGADDQQLGHDVSGHQGPVDWPGAARGGAKFVYVKATEGTGFVNPQFAQQYNGSYDAGLIRGAYHFARPDVSDGASQARYFLAHGGGWSADGRTLPGALDAEYNPYGETCYGKDAAGMVRWISDFSETYRAVTGRYPTIYTSTSWWKRCTANNGGFGDNPLWIARYNTYIGELPAGWGVHTIWQFADRGTLPGDQNWFNGSAERLRALALG
- a CDS encoding type VII secretion system-associated protein, encoding MAQRDEADRMVSQQPTGSGAERPGKHSRAARRNGQQARRSGKHGTPEITAEMRANARANPDSWLYVIDEAFDPNGPVPSWAVVGAYPVNGAGDVVSDFHPNDRYRPSPKALGFPEPANDLEQLLQLVRTEHRPPSDLPKVVLDSTLFVYAMSPVQRTVIGFHNTDGRVMVPAYTRKALVPSEWPHARAVLGRDIVSLLGGHPVAINPHDLITAVVPAEHLVRAIADEQR
- a CDS encoding sterol carrier family protein — encoded protein: MASSRSVDPGQLRAAVQAVSPWLQGAAPDPARAELAAAVRLSLRALAADAPGRTVEVRVPPFAAVQCVEGPRHTRGTPPNVIETDPRTWLELATGRLDWTTAVADGRVSASGTRADLSHWLPLVRL